The Vibrio navarrensis genome has a segment encoding these proteins:
- the cspD gene encoding cold shock domain-containing protein CspD, giving the protein MATGTVKWFNNAKGFGFICSDEEDGDIFAHYSTIQMDGYRTLKAGQQVAYELEKGPKGCHASSVVPLEALASK; this is encoded by the coding sequence ATGGCTACAGGTACAGTAAAGTGGTTCAATAACGCCAAAGGATTTGGGTTTATTTGTTCAGATGAAGAGGATGGTGATATTTTTGCCCATTACTCCACTATTCAGATGGACGGTTATCGTACTCTGAAAGCAGGCCAACAAGTCGCATATGAGTTAGAAAAAGGCCCTAAAGGGTGCCACGCAAGCAGCGTCGTACCGTTAGAGGCGCTCGCTAGCAAGTAA
- the aat gene encoding leucyl/phenylalanyl-tRNA--protein transferase: MAIYLTELDTKSLDFPPAQSALADPNGLLAFGGDLQPQRLLNAYQHGIFPWYGPGEPILWWSPSPRAVFDPETFSPAKSLRKFQRKAAYHVSINQATEQVIDLCGTTRAVDETWLNAEMREAYTQLSHQGACHSVEVWSDDQLIGGFYGISVGQLFCGESMFSTRSNASKIALWYFCHHFARHHGKLIDCQVMNPHLRSLGAFSLHREEFLKRLLCLKKQSLAANCFLPQWLEEPDK, from the coding sequence ATGGCTATTTATCTGACCGAACTCGACACAAAAAGTTTAGACTTTCCTCCAGCACAGAGTGCACTTGCTGACCCAAATGGGTTGTTAGCTTTTGGTGGTGACCTGCAACCACAACGACTCCTTAATGCTTATCAGCACGGTATTTTCCCTTGGTATGGCCCAGGTGAACCCATTCTGTGGTGGAGCCCCTCTCCACGAGCGGTGTTTGACCCAGAGACCTTCTCTCCGGCCAAAAGCCTGAGAAAATTCCAGAGAAAAGCCGCTTACCACGTCAGTATCAATCAGGCGACAGAACAGGTTATCGACCTATGTGGCACCACTCGCGCCGTTGATGAAACTTGGCTTAACGCAGAAATGCGCGAGGCGTATACGCAACTTAGTCACCAAGGTGCTTGTCACTCGGTAGAGGTTTGGTCAGATGACCAACTGATCGGCGGTTTCTATGGTATTTCAGTGGGACAGCTTTTTTGTGGTGAATCCATGTTTAGCACTCGCAGCAACGCGTCCAAAATTGCCCTGTGGTATTTCTGTCACCATTTCGCCCGTCATCACGGCAAATTGATTGACTGCCAGGTAATGAACCCTCACCTTCGCTCACTCGGCGCTTTTAGTCTTCACCGCGAGGAATTTCTAAAACGCCTGCTATGCTTAAAGAAACAGTCGCTTGCAGCAAATTGTTTTTTGCCACAATGGTTGGAGGAACCCGATAAATGA
- the infA gene encoding translation initiation factor IF-1, with protein MAKEDVIEMQGTVLDTLPNTMFRVELENGHVVTAHISGKMRKNYIRILTGDKVTVEMTPYDLSKGRIVFRAR; from the coding sequence ATGGCTAAAGAAGACGTAATTGAGATGCAGGGTACCGTCCTTGATACTCTACCTAACACTATGTTTCGTGTTGAGCTAGAAAACGGCCACGTTGTTACTGCGCACATTTCCGGCAAGATGCGTAAGAACTACATCCGTATCCTTACGGGTGACAAAGTAACTGTAGAGATGACTCCATACGACCTATCCAAAGGCCGCATCGTCTTCCGTGCCCGTTAA
- a CDS encoding porin codes for MKKTLVALAVLVAAGSVNAAEVFKSDEGSVDFYGQLRQELKKNDDNDATLKSGSSRAGVKVNYKASDDLSVLGLIEFNINDTAAFTTRKHTVGLSGDFGTVTVGKDSILTDDVWGVENSYFYGGTSVLPEADGFGVNWLQQAMVKYVLEAEAGWLKAAYSYDNGDANPTTFEVFAGTTFDAISVYGGLGLITDKTTSTTGYSTTIDPKTGMGTAIKSTKDSEIKHVMLTVSYAADKFDVGATYWHAENENKKANYTLKTDSLVVAGSYMAADKTKLYGGYEFVGDYQAADKDFTNLYAGVEYKLSGWARVYAELALQDDDNKADKENNYGIGARVYW; via the coding sequence ATGAAAAAGACTCTAGTAGCACTAGCTGTTCTAGTAGCAGCAGGTTCTGTAAATGCAGCTGAAGTATTCAAGTCTGACGAAGGTTCTGTAGATTTCTACGGTCAACTACGTCAAGAACTGAAAAAGAATGACGACAACGATGCGACACTGAAATCGGGTTCTTCTCGCGCTGGTGTTAAAGTGAACTACAAGGCGTCTGACGACCTTAGTGTTCTTGGCCTGATTGAGTTCAATATCAACGACACTGCTGCATTCACAACTCGTAAGCACACAGTCGGCCTAAGTGGTGATTTTGGTACAGTAACGGTTGGTAAAGACAGCATCCTGACTGATGATGTGTGGGGCGTTGAAAACTCATACTTCTACGGTGGTACCAGTGTTCTGCCAGAAGCGGATGGTTTCGGCGTAAACTGGCTACAACAAGCAATGGTTAAATACGTTCTTGAAGCTGAAGCTGGTTGGTTGAAAGCAGCGTACTCTTACGACAACGGTGATGCTAACCCAACTACATTTGAAGTCTTTGCAGGAACAACGTTTGATGCTATCTCTGTATACGGTGGTTTAGGCTTAATTACTGACAAAACTACTTCAACTACCGGCTATAGCACTACAATCGATCCTAAGACAGGTATGGGTACTGCTATCAAATCTACTAAAGACAGCGAAATCAAGCATGTAATGCTGACTGTTTCCTATGCTGCGGACAAGTTTGATGTTGGTGCAACTTACTGGCACGCAGAGAATGAAAACAAAAAAGCGAACTACACGCTGAAGACTGACTCTCTAGTTGTTGCTGGTTCATACATGGCCGCTGATAAGACCAAACTTTACGGTGGTTATGAGTTTGTTGGTGACTACCAAGCAGCAGATAAAGACTTCACCAACCTATACGCTGGTGTTGAGTACAAACTGTCTGGTTGGGCTCGTGTGTATGCAGAGCTCGCACTGCAAGATGATGACAACAAAGCAGATAAAGAAAACAACTACGGTATCGGCGCTCGCGTATACTGGTAA
- a CDS encoding arginyltransferase, producing MSSDIHQIKIGLTDNHPCSYLPERQERVAVALEPEMHSAESYEVLLANGFRRSGDTIYKPHCDLCQACKPIRVAIPDFVLSKSQKRLRKKSRKLSWCLKKSMDSNWFSLYSRYITARHKHGTMYPPQKKDFAHFSRSQWVTTQYLHIYEGERLLAIAVTDIMEQCASAFYTFFDPDYPLSLGTLAVLFQLEYCQQEHKQWLYLGYQIDECEAMNYKVRFERHQKLVNQRWQG from the coding sequence ATGAGTTCAGATATTCACCAAATAAAAATAGGGCTCACAGACAACCATCCCTGCAGTTATCTGCCAGAGCGTCAAGAACGTGTCGCTGTCGCCTTAGAGCCAGAAATGCACTCCGCAGAAAGCTACGAAGTATTGCTAGCAAACGGTTTTCGCCGCAGTGGTGACACGATTTACAAGCCACACTGCGATCTTTGCCAAGCGTGCAAGCCTATTCGTGTTGCGATCCCCGATTTCGTGCTGTCGAAAAGCCAGAAACGCTTGAGGAAAAAGTCCCGAAAACTGAGCTGGTGCCTAAAAAAATCCATGGATAGTAACTGGTTTAGTTTGTATAGCCGCTACATTACCGCTCGTCACAAACACGGGACTATGTATCCGCCACAGAAAAAGGATTTCGCCCACTTCTCCCGCAGTCAGTGGGTTACCACCCAGTATCTTCATATTTATGAAGGAGAACGGCTCCTAGCCATTGCGGTTACCGACATCATGGAGCAGTGCGCTAGCGCCTTTTACACCTTTTTTGATCCCGATTATCCACTTTCCCTTGGCACCCTTGCGGTTTTATTTCAGCTTGAGTACTGTCAGCAGGAACATAAACAGTGGCTCTACCTTGGTTATCAGATTGATGAATGCGAAGCGATGAACTATAAAGTTCGTTTTGAGCGTCACCAAAAACTAGTAAATCAGCGTTGGCAAGGGTAG
- a CDS encoding DUF2057 family protein, whose translation MLVALVSFNCFSSVQLRVPDSVDLLSVNMSEPTTEGGLFSSFKTIQLENGINQIVFQYKPSYDVKDEVRKVYSDVIIASFSAENETLTLSVPKFRSYKLAKESISPLQWELLNSHDQVVSVAEDVLQSDGIQLGRDYSEEAKNYNIAGGIASVAVTYVTANQHQQSVVNPKLVNKQQAVTQNGTDSTVLDIMKATYQKASPKDQEAFKKWLLAQ comes from the coding sequence ATGCTAGTAGCATTAGTTTCGTTTAATTGTTTTAGTAGCGTGCAGCTCCGTGTTCCTGATAGTGTTGATTTGCTTTCTGTTAATATGAGCGAACCAACAACTGAAGGGGGGCTTTTTTCCAGTTTCAAAACTATACAGCTAGAAAATGGTATCAACCAAATTGTATTCCAGTATAAACCCTCCTACGACGTGAAAGACGAAGTACGCAAGGTGTATAGTGACGTTATCATTGCTTCGTTTAGTGCCGAAAATGAAACGTTAACATTGTCAGTGCCAAAGTTTAGGAGCTACAAGCTTGCAAAAGAGAGCATCTCTCCATTGCAATGGGAATTGCTAAATAGTCATGATCAGGTTGTTTCTGTGGCAGAAGATGTACTCCAGTCGGATGGGATTCAATTGGGTCGAGATTATTCCGAGGAGGCTAAGAACTACAACATCGCTGGGGGGATAGCCAGTGTTGCTGTTACGTATGTGACGGCAAACCAGCATCAGCAGTCAGTCGTTAACCCCAAGCTAGTGAATAAACAACAAGCGGTAACGCAGAATGGTACAGACAGTACAGTGCTGGATATTATGAAAGCCACGTATCAAAAAGCATCACCGAAAGATCAAGAAGCTTTCAAAAAGTGGCTATTAGCACAGTAG
- a CDS encoding NADP-dependent isocitrate dehydrogenase yields MPTEKPTIVYTITDEAPALATYSLLPIIQSFTASSGINVETRDISLAGRIIANFPEHLKAEQQIGDALTELGELAQTAEANIIKLPNISASIPQLKAAIKELQDKGYDLPNYPEEPSTYEEEAIKATYDKIKGSAVNPVLREGNSDRRAPLSVKNYAKKNPHSMGAWSSDSKSHVSSMDEKDFFGTEKSVTVNGATKVKIEFVGQDGNSKVLKKEFALQDKEIIDSAVLSKNALVTFFEREIAEAKAQDVLLSLHMKATMMKVSDPVIFGHAVKVYYKEVFDKYGELFAQLGVDVNNGLGDVYAKIASLPNAQKEEIEAAIAAVYEKQPALAMVDSDRGITNLHVPSDVIVDASMPAMLRASGQMWGPDGKQKDTKAMIPDRCYAGVYQAVIDFCKQNGAFDPTTMGSVPNVGLMAQKAEEYGSHDKTFILDAAGVVRVVNEQGVVLLEQEVEQGDIFRMCQVKDAPIQDWVKLAVTRARATGVPAVFWLDQARAHDAELIKKVTTYLAEHDTQGLEIKILSPVEACQFSLLRMKAGQDTISVTGNVLRDYLTDLFPILELGTSAKMLSIVPLMNGGGLFETGAGGSAPKHVQQVQKENHLRWDSLGEFLALAASLEHLSVVTGNKKAQILADALDKATGEFLDTNKSPSRKVGELDNRGSHYYLAAYWAKALAQQTADVELATEFAPIAKVLAEKEEQIVSELNSAQGVPGDLGGYYLFDESKTSALMRPSQTFNSVIGC; encoded by the coding sequence ATGCCTACAGAAAAACCTACAATCGTCTATACCATTACCGATGAAGCACCAGCACTAGCAACCTATTCTCTGTTGCCTATCATCCAGTCGTTTACCGCATCGTCGGGTATTAATGTTGAAACCCGAGACATCTCTTTGGCTGGACGCATCATTGCAAACTTCCCTGAGCATTTAAAAGCCGAGCAGCAAATCGGCGATGCACTGACAGAGCTAGGCGAACTGGCACAAACAGCAGAAGCAAACATCATCAAGCTGCCCAATATTTCTGCTTCGATTCCTCAACTGAAAGCTGCGATTAAAGAGTTGCAGGACAAGGGTTATGATCTGCCAAATTACCCTGAAGAGCCAAGCACATACGAAGAAGAAGCGATTAAAGCAACCTACGATAAAATCAAAGGTAGTGCTGTAAACCCAGTGCTTCGTGAGGGGAACTCCGATCGCCGTGCACCACTTTCGGTGAAGAACTACGCGAAAAAGAATCCACATTCAATGGGCGCATGGTCATCTGACTCAAAATCGCACGTTTCCAGCATGGACGAAAAAGATTTCTTCGGCACTGAAAAGTCGGTCACGGTGAATGGTGCAACCAAAGTAAAAATTGAGTTTGTTGGCCAAGATGGCAACAGCAAAGTGTTGAAAAAAGAGTTCGCACTGCAAGATAAAGAGATCATCGACAGTGCCGTACTGAGCAAAAATGCCCTAGTAACTTTTTTTGAAAGAGAGATCGCTGAGGCAAAAGCGCAAGATGTGCTCCTTTCGCTGCACATGAAAGCCACCATGATGAAGGTCTCCGACCCGGTTATTTTCGGCCATGCAGTGAAGGTGTACTACAAAGAGGTTTTCGATAAGTACGGAGAACTGTTTGCTCAGCTCGGTGTGGATGTGAACAACGGTTTAGGTGATGTTTACGCTAAGATCGCCTCTTTACCGAATGCGCAGAAAGAAGAGATTGAAGCTGCTATCGCAGCCGTTTACGAGAAACAACCTGCACTGGCTATGGTTGATTCGGATCGTGGCATTACCAACCTTCATGTACCAAGCGACGTCATTGTGGACGCTTCAATGCCAGCGATGCTGCGTGCTTCAGGGCAAATGTGGGGACCAGACGGCAAACAAAAAGATACTAAAGCGATGATCCCAGATCGTTGTTACGCTGGCGTATACCAAGCAGTCATTGATTTCTGTAAGCAGAATGGTGCGTTTGATCCTACGACAATGGGCAGTGTACCTAACGTCGGTTTGATGGCGCAGAAAGCGGAAGAATACGGCTCACACGACAAGACCTTTATTCTCGATGCAGCGGGTGTAGTACGTGTGGTTAACGAACAAGGTGTTGTGCTTCTTGAACAAGAGGTTGAGCAAGGCGATATCTTCCGTATGTGCCAAGTTAAAGACGCACCTATCCAAGATTGGGTGAAGTTAGCGGTCACACGTGCTCGCGCGACAGGCGTTCCAGCGGTCTTTTGGCTTGATCAAGCGCGTGCTCACGATGCAGAACTTATCAAGAAAGTGACTACCTACTTGGCAGAGCATGATACTCAAGGTTTGGAAATTAAGATCTTGTCGCCAGTAGAAGCTTGTCAGTTTTCGTTACTAAGAATGAAGGCGGGTCAAGATACCATCTCAGTCACGGGTAACGTGCTACGTGACTATCTAACGGACTTGTTCCCAATTCTAGAACTAGGTACTTCGGCGAAAATGCTCTCAATCGTCCCATTGATGAATGGTGGTGGCTTGTTTGAGACGGGCGCTGGCGGCTCAGCACCAAAACATGTGCAGCAAGTGCAAAAAGAGAACCACTTACGCTGGGATTCTTTGGGTGAGTTCCTCGCGCTGGCAGCATCGCTTGAGCATTTGAGTGTGGTCACTGGCAACAAAAAAGCACAAATTCTCGCCGATGCGTTAGACAAAGCGACGGGTGAGTTCCTTGATACCAACAAGTCGCCATCGCGCAAAGTGGGTGAACTTGATAACCGTGGCAGTCACTATTATCTTGCCGCTTATTGGGCGAAAGCACTCGCACAGCAAACGGCAGACGTTGAGTTAGCGACTGAATTCGCTCCGATTGCCAAGGTGTTAGCTGAGAAAGAAGAGCAAATAGTTTCTGAGTTAAATAGCGCGCAAGGTGTTCCAGGTGATTTAGGTGGTTACTATCTGTTTGATGAGAGTAAAACGTCGGCTCTAATGCGCCCTAGCCAAACGTTCAATAGTGTGATTGGTTGTTGA
- the clpS gene encoding ATP-dependent Clp protease adapter ClpS, giving the protein MSKNFEWVTPDSDLLELEKTKIQPPKMYNVVLNNDDYTPMDFVIEVLERFFSHDLDKATQIMLKVHYEGKAICGTYSAEIAETKVAQVTMYSRENEHPLLCTMEQA; this is encoded by the coding sequence ATGAGTAAAAATTTTGAATGGGTCACTCCAGACTCAGATCTTCTGGAGTTAGAAAAAACCAAAATCCAACCACCAAAAATGTATAACGTGGTGTTAAATAACGATGATTACACGCCGATGGATTTCGTTATTGAGGTACTTGAGCGATTCTTTTCGCATGATCTGGATAAAGCGACGCAAATCATGCTCAAGGTCCATTATGAAGGAAAAGCAATTTGTGGCACGTATAGTGCAGAGATCGCTGAGACGAAAGTTGCGCAGGTTACGATGTACTCAAGGGAAAATGAGCATCCGCTTCTGTGCACCATGGAGCAAGCATAA
- the dinG gene encoding ATP-dependent DNA helicase DinG: protein MLTSKIQKSIRTSYQNLQFQLENFIPRRAQNYLVAEIAKTLCGSYHKSNRIIVAEAGTGIGKSLSYLMATIPVAVMNNRKVVISTATVALQEQLINKDLPLFRRISDQNFSFILAKGRQRYCCAEKLAAASGSNGSQLAMFESKPKKKDIELLEIMFRCLAEGKWDGDRDSWPKPIDDSLWQSIVSDKHSCNNSLSAHRQCPFQKARSELEKNDVIIANHSLVMADADLGGGVILPEPENTIYVFDEAHHLPHVARDHASAAASLKGAATWLERLNQSVTKLTSLADEKRVGRFHNELQQAIQILIPSLSQLVKQFDASHFIDGIYRFEHGILPSWLEEQSKELKTFSQKANQSVAKIADLIAERVKDGELSAKLAEPALAELGFYIQRTENLAQVWKLMAEPTREKGAPLARWLEVHPDREGDFIVSVSPLEVGWQLEKQLWSRCVGAVLVSATMRALNSFQYFCFQAGIDQSPDSGTQFLALASPFDYQNQAELIVPATRYEPQAPQFTEYLSEILPKYLKDKQANLVLFSSYKQMNQVAENLESLFVKQGWALQVQGSSSRNEILKKHKKLVESGKTSILFGTGSFSEGLDLPGELLSNLVITKIPFAVPTSPVEQAHSEYIESRGGNPFMQITVPEASKKLIQSVGRLLRKERDSGTVTILDRRIVSKRYGKALLDSLPPFKRVIE from the coding sequence ATGCTAACCAGTAAAATACAAAAATCCATACGCACTAGTTATCAAAACCTGCAATTTCAACTGGAAAACTTCATCCCTCGACGGGCACAAAACTACCTCGTTGCAGAAATTGCAAAAACACTTTGTGGAAGCTATCACAAGTCTAATCGTATCATCGTGGCGGAAGCCGGAACGGGGATTGGTAAATCGTTATCATATTTGATGGCCACTATTCCCGTTGCGGTGATGAATAACCGAAAGGTGGTCATTTCGACCGCCACCGTTGCCTTACAAGAACAACTCATCAATAAAGACTTACCACTTTTTAGGCGTATTTCGGATCAGAACTTTTCCTTCATATTAGCGAAGGGCCGCCAACGCTACTGCTGCGCAGAGAAACTTGCAGCGGCCAGTGGATCGAACGGAAGTCAGTTGGCGATGTTTGAAAGTAAACCAAAGAAAAAGGACATTGAACTTCTTGAGATCATGTTCCGCTGCTTGGCTGAGGGGAAATGGGATGGCGACAGAGACAGTTGGCCCAAACCAATAGACGATTCGCTCTGGCAAAGTATCGTTAGCGATAAGCATAGCTGTAACAATAGTTTATCGGCCCATCGCCAGTGCCCGTTTCAAAAAGCCCGTTCTGAGCTGGAAAAAAACGACGTCATTATTGCCAACCATAGCCTTGTAATGGCCGATGCCGATCTCGGTGGCGGAGTGATTTTACCTGAACCTGAAAACACGATTTATGTGTTCGACGAAGCACACCATTTGCCCCATGTTGCACGAGACCATGCCTCTGCCGCCGCAAGCTTGAAGGGGGCCGCGACATGGTTAGAGCGCCTTAACCAGTCGGTGACAAAACTGACCTCTTTGGCGGATGAAAAAAGAGTCGGTCGATTTCACAACGAGCTTCAGCAAGCAATACAGATCCTGATTCCGAGTTTAAGCCAACTGGTCAAACAGTTTGATGCGAGCCATTTTATTGATGGTATCTATCGTTTTGAACACGGCATCTTACCAAGTTGGTTGGAAGAGCAGTCGAAAGAACTTAAAACCTTTAGTCAAAAAGCCAATCAATCCGTTGCCAAAATCGCCGATCTTATCGCTGAGCGAGTTAAAGATGGCGAACTTTCGGCAAAACTGGCCGAACCTGCCTTGGCAGAGCTCGGCTTTTATATTCAACGGACAGAGAATCTCGCCCAAGTTTGGAAGCTCATGGCCGAGCCAACACGTGAGAAAGGTGCACCACTTGCGCGATGGTTGGAAGTCCACCCAGATCGTGAAGGCGATTTCATTGTTAGTGTTTCCCCATTGGAAGTGGGCTGGCAGCTTGAGAAGCAGCTTTGGAGTCGCTGCGTCGGTGCGGTATTGGTTTCTGCCACTATGCGAGCGCTGAACTCATTCCAATACTTCTGTTTTCAAGCAGGCATCGATCAAAGCCCAGACTCCGGCACCCAATTTCTGGCACTGGCTTCTCCATTTGATTACCAAAACCAAGCTGAACTGATTGTTCCAGCGACTCGCTATGAACCACAAGCCCCGCAGTTTACGGAATATCTTAGCGAAATTTTGCCTAAGTATTTAAAAGACAAACAGGCGAATCTGGTTTTATTCTCTTCTTATAAGCAGATGAATCAAGTGGCTGAAAATCTCGAATCCTTGTTTGTAAAACAGGGTTGGGCACTGCAAGTTCAAGGCTCCAGCTCACGCAATGAGATTCTAAAAAAACATAAAAAGTTGGTTGAGTCAGGTAAAACCAGCATTCTTTTTGGCACGGGCAGCTTTTCGGAAGGGCTTGATCTGCCGGGAGAGCTGCTTTCGAATCTAGTGATTACCAAGATACCGTTTGCCGTGCCAACGTCACCCGTTGAACAAGCGCATTCAGAATACATAGAATCTCGTGGCGGCAACCCATTTATGCAGATCACGGTTCCGGAGGCGAGTAAGAAGTTAATTCAATCGGTTGGCCGATTGCTGCGCAAAGAGCGGGATTCTGGTACAGTCACCATCCTTGATAGACGGATCGTCTCTAAGCGTTATGGCAAAGCGTTGCTTGATTCTCTACCACCTTTTAAACGAGTTATTGAATAA
- the clpA gene encoding ATP-dependent Clp protease ATP-binding subunit ClpA codes for MLNKELESSLNGAFARARNKRHEFMTVEHLLLALLENDAAKEALIACKADLDALRHELDIFIDQTTPLIPESDETRETQPTLSFQRVLQRAVFHVQSSGRSEVTGANVLVAIFSEQESHAAYLLKKNYISRLDIVNFISHGITKATGASDDSSSDSFHSDSTEETGSDERLESFATNLNQVAKEGNIDPLIGRDKELERTIQVLCRRRKNNPLLVGEAGVGKTAIAEGLAWRIVEGTVPEVIQNSVIYSLDIGSLLAGTKYRGDFEKRFKTILKQLEREKDAILFIDEIHTIIGAGAASGGQVDAANLIKPLLSSGKLRCIGSTTYQEYNNIFEKERALSRRFQKIDVVEPSLDDTTKILMGLKAKYEAHHDVRYTNKALRAAVELSAKYINERHLPDKAIDVIDEAGARSRLTPASRRKKTVGVADIEAMVAKMARIPEKSVSSSDKDILKNLDDKMKMLVFGQDAAIDVLCEAIKLTRAGLGADHKPVGSFLFAGPTGVGKTEVTVQLSKLLGIELLRFDMSEYGERHSVSRLIGAPPGYVGYDQGGLLTDAVLKHPHSVVLLDEIEKAHPDIFNLLLQVMDNGTLTDNNGRKADFRNVILVMTTNAGVAETEKKSIGLIQQDHSPDAMSEIKKVFTPEFRNRLDNIIWFNSLDEAIIHQVVDKFIVELQVQLDARGVSLEVSEDARHWLANKGYDKAMGARPMGRVIQDKLKKPLANELLFGSLIDGGTVKVTLESDELQFEYLTTREEAVH; via the coding sequence ATGCTGAATAAAGAACTGGAGTCGAGCCTAAATGGCGCTTTTGCTCGTGCTCGTAACAAACGACATGAGTTCATGACTGTTGAACACCTCCTGCTGGCATTGCTAGAGAACGATGCTGCTAAGGAAGCCCTTATTGCTTGTAAAGCGGATCTAGACGCTTTACGCCATGAACTCGATATATTTATCGACCAAACTACACCCCTTATCCCTGAGAGCGATGAAACTCGCGAAACTCAACCTACTCTCAGTTTTCAACGGGTTTTGCAACGTGCCGTCTTCCATGTTCAATCATCAGGAAGAAGTGAAGTCACTGGGGCGAATGTGCTTGTCGCCATTTTTAGTGAGCAAGAGTCTCATGCCGCTTACTTGTTGAAGAAAAATTACATCTCTCGTCTGGATATTGTTAACTTTATATCCCATGGCATTACAAAAGCCACAGGGGCTAGTGATGATTCATCTTCGGATTCCTTTCACTCAGATAGCACGGAAGAAACTGGCTCCGATGAACGTCTCGAGAGTTTTGCCACCAATCTGAATCAGGTAGCGAAAGAAGGAAATATTGATCCACTGATTGGCCGAGATAAAGAGTTGGAACGAACCATTCAGGTGTTGTGCCGTCGTCGCAAGAATAATCCTTTGTTGGTTGGTGAAGCAGGGGTTGGTAAAACGGCCATTGCGGAAGGACTCGCTTGGCGAATCGTTGAAGGCACGGTGCCAGAAGTGATTCAAAACAGCGTGATTTATTCGTTGGATATTGGCTCCTTGCTAGCGGGCACCAAATATCGTGGTGATTTTGAAAAACGCTTCAAAACTATTTTAAAACAGCTTGAGCGTGAGAAAGACGCTATTCTGTTTATCGATGAAATACATACTATTATTGGCGCAGGTGCCGCTTCTGGTGGTCAGGTCGATGCGGCGAACTTAATTAAACCCTTGTTAAGTAGTGGAAAATTACGCTGTATTGGTTCGACAACTTACCAAGAATACAACAATATTTTTGAGAAAGAGCGTGCGCTTTCGCGTCGCTTCCAGAAGATTGATGTTGTTGAGCCATCGCTCGATGACACGACCAAGATCTTGATGGGCTTGAAAGCGAAATACGAAGCGCACCATGATGTTCGTTATACCAACAAAGCACTTCGAGCAGCGGTGGAATTGTCTGCCAAATACATCAACGAACGCCATTTGCCAGATAAAGCGATTGACGTGATCGACGAAGCTGGCGCGAGAAGTCGTTTAACACCAGCCAGCCGCCGTAAAAAGACGGTCGGTGTGGCCGATATCGAAGCCATGGTGGCGAAAATGGCTCGCATCCCCGAAAAGTCGGTCTCCTCATCGGATAAAGACATCCTAAAAAATCTGGATGATAAGATGAAGATGCTCGTGTTTGGTCAAGATGCTGCCATTGACGTGCTATGTGAAGCGATCAAACTGACTCGTGCAGGTCTCGGTGCCGATCACAAGCCAGTCGGCTCTTTCTTGTTCGCAGGCCCCACTGGTGTCGGTAAAACCGAAGTGACCGTACAGCTATCGAAACTTTTAGGGATCGAGCTGCTGCGTTTTGACATGTCAGAGTATGGTGAACGCCACTCAGTCAGTCGCCTAATCGGCGCGCCTCCGGGTTATGTAGGCTACGATCAGGGCGGCTTGTTAACGGATGCTGTGCTGAAACATCCTCACTCAGTGGTGTTGCTGGATGAGATTGAAAAAGCGCATCCAGATATCTTCAACTTGCTGCTGCAAGTCATGGATAACGGTACGCTGACGGACAACAATGGACGTAAAGCCGATTTTCGCAATGTCATCTTGGTCATGACGACAAACGCAGGTGTGGCTGAGACTGAGAAGAAGTCTATCGGTCTTATTCAACAGGATCATAGCCCTGATGCGATGTCGGAGATTAAGAAAGTCTTCACACCCGAATTTCGTAACCGTCTCGATAATATCATCTGGTTCAATAGCTTGGATGAAGCGATTATCCATCAGGTGGTCGACAAGTTCATCGTTGAGCTGCAGGTACAACTTGATGCACGCGGTGTCTCTTTGGAAGTCTCTGAAGATGCTCGTCATTGGCTGGCTAATAAAGGCTATGACAAAGCGATGGGGGCTCGCCCGATGGGACGGGTGATTCAAGACAAGCTGAAAAAGCCGCTGGCAAACGAGCTACTGTTTGGCTCGCTGATCGATGGTGGTACAGTGAAAGTAACGCTTGAGTCCGATGAACTTCAATTCGAGTACTTAACCACGCGAGAAGAAGCAGTTCATTAA